A single Eleginops maclovinus isolate JMC-PN-2008 ecotype Puerto Natales chromosome 5, JC_Emac_rtc_rv5, whole genome shotgun sequence DNA region contains:
- the stn1 gene encoding CST complex subunit STN1 isoform X2 yields the protein MDPAEEPPSMLWGLDPIFSAFARLYVRDILQMTESTQVPGIYFYNSHPIYKVDVLGTVVYQREREDFFCYGVDDGTGVINCLCWKNDVFKEEENPSKSGGNPSDGAQGGFNPVTELKKLRQAQQIRCRLEIGDLLRVRGPVKTSRQQREIMASTFYKVNDPLMAVQIAWMMEVPQLYRQCYDRPFQLQPKATGESAVSSLGKATNIIKDFFKQKSVSRFRPYDVQDLLQPLILRLPQTASADQEPVAGPSACQQLRQLLKEALKILQDEGIVYRKVKSQDELYHVTAQDKDLVIAVKDIIKEDCKREKYAEKGCHILHILSAVRQRYSLNVSRAALELVLKSLESSSDVVSTSDSHYTVF from the exons ATGGATCCCGCGGAAGAGCCCCCATCGATGTTGTGGGGCTTGGACCCGATCTTTTCTGCCTTTGCCAGGCTGTATGTCAGAGACATCCTGCAGATGACAGAGTCCACACAGGTTCCAG GTATTTATTTCTACAACTCCCATCCAATCTACAAGGTTGATGTGCTTGGGACAGTGGTTtaccagagagaaagagaagactTCTTCTGTTATGGAG TGGATGATGGTACCGGCGTGATAAACTGCCTCTGCTGGAAAAATGACGTGTTCAAAGAAGAGGAAAATCCTTCTAAAT CAGGGGGAAACCCCAGTGATGGGGCTCAGGGAGGCTTTAACCCAGTGACTGAACTGAAGAAGCTCAGGCAGGCCCAGCAGATCCGCTGCCGCCTGGAGATCGGAGACCTGCTCCGAGTCAGGGGGCCGGTGAAGACATCCAGACAACAGAGAGAAATCATGGCCTCCACCTTCT ATAAAGTGAACGACCCATTGATGGCGGTCCAGATAGCGTGGATGATGGAGGTTCCTCAGCTCTACAGGCAGTGTTATGACAGACCATTTCAGCTGCAACCTAAAGCAACCGG TGAATCAGCTGTCAGTTCCCTCGGCAAGGCGACCAATATCATCAAGGATTTCTTTAAGCAGAAGTCGGTGAGCAGGTTCAGACCGTATGATGTTCAGGacctcctgcagcctctgatCCTCAGACTGCCTCAAACTGCATCAGCAGACCAG GAGCCTGTGGCGGGTCCATCTGCATGCCAGCAGCTCCGGCAGCTCCTGAAGGAAGCCCTGAAAATTCTTCAGGACGAGGGTATTGTTTACCGCAAGGTCAAATCCCAGGATGAGCTTTATCAT GTGACTGCACAGGACAAAGATCTGGTCATAGCCGTCAAAGATATCATCAAGGAGGACTGCAAGAGAGAGAAGT ATGCAGAGAAGGGTTGCCACATCCTGCACATCCTGTCTGCAGTCAGGCAGCGTTACAGCCTCAACGTGAGCAGAGCGGCACTGGAGCTGGTCCTCAAATCACTGGAGAGCAGCAGTGACGTCGTCAGCACCAGCGACAGCCATTACACTGTGTTTTAA
- the stn1 gene encoding CST complex subunit STN1 isoform X1: MQAPTMDPAEEPPSMLWGLDPIFSAFARLYVRDILQMTESTQVPGIYFYNSHPIYKVDVLGTVVYQREREDFFCYGVDDGTGVINCLCWKNDVFKEEENPSKSGGNPSDGAQGGFNPVTELKKLRQAQQIRCRLEIGDLLRVRGPVKTSRQQREIMASTFYKVNDPLMAVQIAWMMEVPQLYRQCYDRPFQLQPKATGESAVSSLGKATNIIKDFFKQKSVSRFRPYDVQDLLQPLILRLPQTASADQEPVAGPSACQQLRQLLKEALKILQDEGIVYRKVKSQDELYHVTAQDKDLVIAVKDIIKEDCKREKYAEKGCHILHILSAVRQRYSLNVSRAALELVLKSLESSSDVVSTSDSHYTVF; the protein is encoded by the exons ATGCAGGCACCTACAATGGATCCCGCGGAAGAGCCCCCATCGATGTTGTGGGGCTTGGACCCGATCTTTTCTGCCTTTGCCAGGCTGTATGTCAGAGACATCCTGCAGATGACAGAGTCCACACAGGTTCCAG GTATTTATTTCTACAACTCCCATCCAATCTACAAGGTTGATGTGCTTGGGACAGTGGTTtaccagagagaaagagaagactTCTTCTGTTATGGAG TGGATGATGGTACCGGCGTGATAAACTGCCTCTGCTGGAAAAATGACGTGTTCAAAGAAGAGGAAAATCCTTCTAAAT CAGGGGGAAACCCCAGTGATGGGGCTCAGGGAGGCTTTAACCCAGTGACTGAACTGAAGAAGCTCAGGCAGGCCCAGCAGATCCGCTGCCGCCTGGAGATCGGAGACCTGCTCCGAGTCAGGGGGCCGGTGAAGACATCCAGACAACAGAGAGAAATCATGGCCTCCACCTTCT ATAAAGTGAACGACCCATTGATGGCGGTCCAGATAGCGTGGATGATGGAGGTTCCTCAGCTCTACAGGCAGTGTTATGACAGACCATTTCAGCTGCAACCTAAAGCAACCGG TGAATCAGCTGTCAGTTCCCTCGGCAAGGCGACCAATATCATCAAGGATTTCTTTAAGCAGAAGTCGGTGAGCAGGTTCAGACCGTATGATGTTCAGGacctcctgcagcctctgatCCTCAGACTGCCTCAAACTGCATCAGCAGACCAG GAGCCTGTGGCGGGTCCATCTGCATGCCAGCAGCTCCGGCAGCTCCTGAAGGAAGCCCTGAAAATTCTTCAGGACGAGGGTATTGTTTACCGCAAGGTCAAATCCCAGGATGAGCTTTATCAT GTGACTGCACAGGACAAAGATCTGGTCATAGCCGTCAAAGATATCATCAAGGAGGACTGCAAGAGAGAGAAGT ATGCAGAGAAGGGTTGCCACATCCTGCACATCCTGTCTGCAGTCAGGCAGCGTTACAGCCTCAACGTGAGCAGAGCGGCACTGGAGCTGGTCCTCAAATCACTGGAGAGCAGCAGTGACGTCGTCAGCACCAGCGACAGCCATTACACTGTGTTTTAA